In Mastigocladopsis repens PCC 10914, a single window of DNA contains:
- a CDS encoding PIN domain-containing protein, with the protein MSGKRYLLDTNVIVSLLQGSGALVTLLQNAEWVGISVISQIEFL; encoded by the coding sequence ATGAGTGGTAAACGTTATCTACTGGATACAAATGTCATCGTTTCGTTATTACAAGGTTCCGGGGCGTTGGTTACATTATTGCAAAATGCCGAATGGGTAGGAATTTCCGTCATCAGTCAAATTGAATTTTTATAG
- a CDS encoding toxin-antitoxin system HicB family antitoxin, producing the protein MATLTIRLPDDKHNRLKELAQAKGISVNKLIEELSTIALAEFDAYTRFKAMAATGNPEEGLRILTKLDTLTE; encoded by the coding sequence ATGGCAACTTTAACTATTCGTTTACCAGATGATAAACATAACAGATTGAAAGAACTTGCTCAAGCCAAAGGCATAAGTGTCAATAAATTGATTGAAGAACTTTCTACCATAGCTCTAGCAGAATTTGATGCCTATACAAGATTTAAAGCAATGGCTGCAACTGGCAACCCAGAAGAAGGCTTAAGAATACTAACTAAACTTGATACTCTGACAGAATAG
- a CDS encoding putative toxin-antitoxin system toxin component, PIN family: MAIKIVVDISVFISALISSKGSSRELIRRCLKGEYQPLMGNALFSEYESVIQRSEILAKCPLTSEEISALLASLMSVSQWISIYYLWRPNLKDEADNHLIELAVAGNAHIIATHNIKDFQNTELLFPNLSILTPEEIIRS; the protein is encoded by the coding sequence ATGGCGATTAAAATTGTAGTTGATATCAGCGTTTTTATTAGTGCGCTTATTAGCTCTAAAGGCTCTAGTCGAGAACTCATTCGACGCTGCTTGAAAGGTGAATATCAGCCTTTGATGGGAAATGCTTTATTTTCTGAGTATGAGTCAGTCATTCAGCGCTCAGAAATTCTCGCCAAATGTCCTTTAACTAGTGAAGAAATCTCTGCTTTACTTGCATCACTGATGAGCGTAAGCCAATGGATTTCTATTTACTATTTATGGCGACCTAATTTAAAAGACGAAGCTGACAATCACTTAATTGAATTAGCAGTTGCGGGAAATGCTCATATTATTGCCACTCACAATATCAAAGATTTCCAAAACACTGAATTGTTATTTCCTAACTTATCAATACTAACACCAGAAGAAATTATTAGGAGTTAA